The Littorina saxatilis isolate snail1 unplaced genomic scaffold, US_GU_Lsax_2.0 scaffold_1696, whole genome shotgun sequence genomic interval CAAGTTTTAGCAATCGATCAAAAAAACATTTCTTCTTATTTGTTATTATTTCCtgataccaaaaacatataaatatgttatatttggattaaaaacaagctcagaaaattaaaacttTGAGAATTCTTCTAATTAAAATCAAAATTTCAGAAATCGATTCTAAAAAACAATATCATCTTCTTTCCTGTCAGctcctgattaaaaaaacatatagatatgttatgtttcgggcggggatgtagctcagtcggtagcgcgctggatttgtatccagttggccgctgtcagcgtgagttcgtccccacgttcggcgagagatttatttttcagagtcaactttgtgtgcagactctcctcggtgtccgaacacccccgtgtgtacacgcaagcacaagaccaagtgctcacggaaaagatcctgtaatccatgtcagagttcggtgggttatagaaacacgaaaatatccagcatgcttcctccggcgtatggctgcctaaatggcggggtaaaaaaacggtcatacacgtaaaattccactcgtgcaaaaaacacgagtgtacgtgggagtttcagcccacgaacgcagaagaagaagaagttatgtttggattaaaacaaagctcagaaagttaaaaagaatagagatacagaaaagcttgCTATCCTGCTAAGCGCAAACGCtattgcgctatactggcttgtcaatttcactgcgttttcattgtgcgggggactgacgatgctattttgtcttggtgagaaaaaaatgcagtgcggtctgtttctgtgagttcgacagattgactaaatgtagtcatttcaccttatgcgacttgttcgTCTTTTCTCTCTTCGCTCAGCTGCAGGCAACAACAACTGTAGCGGGAATGTCTGCGGTAGAGAAACCGCATTCGATTGTATGAAATACGGTCAACTCTACGAATCTCTCCCTGAAGACATGAAGTACACAGAATGCGTGTAAGTACCATTGAGTAATGTACCTCAGTACTACAGTATGAAAGAACAAATCATGGAAGTCACTGATACAGTATGAACAAACACGTATTGAACATTAATCAAAGAGTATGAACgaaaaaaaaatgcatctcAGTAATAAAGTATGAACGAACAAATAATGCACCTCAGTAATAAAAGTTGAACGAACAAATAATGCACTTCAATAATAAAGGTTGAACGAACAAATAATGCACCTCAATAATAAAGGTTGAACGAACAAATAATGCACCTCGTCAATAAAGTATGAACGAACAAATAATGCACCTCAGTAATAAAGGTTGAACGAACACATAATGCACCTcaataattacacattaacatgcttccatttgaaacttcgaggtcttcatcggggattgacgcccgacaaaagctaattgaagcccgacggagcgacgcgacggagggcttcaattagactttgggagggcgtcaatccacgatgaagacctcgaagtttcaaatggaagcatgttaatgttattgtaattcaatctgacgacgatctctttcctgctttcatgcgatggtaaacagacagaattggttctgttctgttcacacactactttcagtccacctagggtcaagtcccaagaaatatgtctctgtattcctatcgtatcactctgctcctgttttgttttctttcacacacattttcccttcttttttgacgggtttctggacagcaaactctaaaacaaattcttttcatcacaaaagcgatctttggaattgactgacgtagtccggaagaattcatgcatcaacttacgtcacgtattcgacgtcatcacttcgcataccttatggtctcggtatttcgttggccttcatatttcctacttgtgaaatgaccctcaaagctaaccgagactagttgaggctgtatcaatgcgcctcgccagcaggttgttaatggattttttagcgagtggttatcgacaattaatgaccggtaatttttaatgagttggggcattctgaccaatcacaggatctgtttcattaaaacgcaaacttgattgaattacaataaaggTTAAACGAACACATAATGCACCTCAGTAATAAAAGTTGAACGAACAAATAATGCACCTCAGTAATAAAGTATGAACTAACAAATAATGCACCTCAGTAATAAAGTATGAACGAACAAGTAATGCACCTCAATAATAAAGTATGAGCGAACAAGTAATGCACCTCAGTAATAAAGAATGAACGAACAAATAATGCACCTCAGTAATAAAAGTTGAATGAACTAATAATGCACCCCAGTAATAAAGTATGAACTAACAAATAATGCACCTCAGTAATAAAGGTTGAACGAACAAGTAAGGAACCTCaacaattacacattaacatgcttccatttgaaacttcgaggtcttcatcggggattgacgcccgacaaaagctaattgaagcccgacggagcgaagcgacggagggcttcaattagactttgggagggcgtcaatccacgatgaagacctcgaagtttcaaatggaagcatgttaatgttattgtaattcaatctgacgacgatctctttcctgctttcatgcgatggtaaacagacagaattggttctgttctgttcacacactactttcagtccacctagggtcaagtcccaagaaatatgtctctgtattcctatcgtatcactctgctcctgttttgttttctttcacacacattttcccttcttttttgacgggtttctggacagcaaactctaaaacaaattcttttcatcacaaaagcgatctttggaattgactgacgtagtccggaagaattcatgcatcaacttacgtcacgtattcgacgtcatcacttcgcataccttatggtctcggtatttcgttggccttcatatttcctacttgtgaaatgaccctcaaagctaaccgagactagttgaggctgtatcaatgcgcctcgccagcaggttgttaatggattttttagcgagtggttatcgacaattaatgaccggtaatttttaatgagttggggcattctgaccaatcacaggatctgtttcattaaaacgcaaacttgattgaattacaataaaggTTAAACGAACACATAATGCACCTCAGTAATAAAAGTTGAACGAACAAATAATGCACCTCAGTAATAAAGTATGAACTAACAAATAATGCACCTCAGTAATAAAGTATGAACGAACAAGTAATGCACCTCAATAATAAAGTATGAGCGAACAAGTAATGCACCTCAGTAATAAAGAATGAACGAACAAATAATGCACCTCAGTAATAAAAGTTGAATGAACTAATAATGCACCCCAGTAATAAAGTATGAACTAACAAATAATGCACCTCAGTAATAAAGGTTGAACGAACAAGTAAGGAACCTCaacaattacacattaacatgcttccatttgaaacttcgaggtcttcatcggggattgacgcccgacaaaagctaattgaagcccgacggagcgaagcgacggagcgcttcaattagactttgggagggcgtcaatccacgatgaagaccgagaagtttcaaatggaagcatgttaatgttattgtaattcaatctgacgacgatctctttcctgctttcatgcgatggtaaacagacagaattggttctgttctgttcacacactactttcagtccacctacctgcaagggtcaagtcccaagaaatatgtctctgtatttctatcgtatcactctgctcctgttttgttttctttcacacacattttcccttcttttttgacgggtttctggacagcaaactctaaaacaaattcttttcatcacaaaagcgatctttggaattgactgacgtagtccggaagaattcatgcatcaacttacgtcacgtattcgacgtcatcacttcgcataccttatggtctcggtatttcgttggccttcatatttcctacttgtgaaatgaccctcaaagctaaccgagactagttgaggctgtatcaatgcgcctcgccagcaggttgttaatggattttttagcgagtggttatcgacaattaatgaccggtaatttttaatgagttggggcattctgaccaatcacaggatctgtttcattaaaacgcaaacttgattgaattacaataaaggTTAAACGAACACATAATGCACCTCAGTAATAAAAGTTGAACGAACAAATAATGCACCTCAGTAATAAAGTATGAACTAACAAATAATGCACCTCagtaataaagtagatgtgtactgccgggcagtacataccccaagcgaagtcgtccatctgtgtgtacatgattctctctctctctctctctctctctctctctctctctctctctctctctctctctctctctgtcttaaaatgtgtcatcgatgacgtgttttcatacttgctaatgcggcaggctaatcatgacgtcaaattgaaacttcttgaagtctctcagaaagggacatgaaaaccatgtgggggttactggtttgggctgaaaaaaaacccaactccacctaaaattcaagcgcctatggggctgaattatgcagcataaattgtgaaacatcaggatatctcacactttcaattctgccatcatgtcaaatctgacaacaaacctacccacaaaatgtcataaatatcggtgtagaattgagacttaacggtttttaactgccaaaaataagtttttttgactggaatagtttgtcttgaaattcagtttgggacaacggacccacccactaaatttcataaagataggtgaaaatttaaatgtaacggtttttaactgccaaaattatgtttttcttctggaaaagtatggagtgaaaatcagttggggacaacgaacctacccacaaaatttcataaatatcgatgaagaattgagatttaacggtttttaactgccaaaaataaggttttttgtctggaaaagtatgttttaaaattcagtttgggacaacggacccacccactaaatttcataaagataggtgaagaattgaaatttaacgttttttaactgccaaaattatgtctttcttctggaaaagtatagagtgaaaatcagttggggacaacgaacctacccacaaaatttcataaatatcggtgaagaattgaaatttaacggtttttaactgccaaaattattaaacaatggcgactgcatgtgagagggaacaataaagagaccaaaaagcaatgtactcacgttaaaatgacgaacacggaacgaataacggcgacgtttcgacctaagggtcttcttcaggcacaaaaacacaaaagtacacacacaaaaaagaagaagaaagacgatagaacaaataaagaggagaacaactgacaaaacaactgcactgcacaaaccgacaaatgacaaagacagagaagcaagggaagctactcgaggagaatgaaaagcggcagttttgaggtctgtagaccaaacaaaatgtgaggggggggggggggggggtgcgtgaaagggaacgaaagaggagactcgcgtacccgtgcggacacacacacacacacacacacacacacacacacacacacacacacacacgcacacacacacacacacacacttacacacaaggTGGAACAGCGGGGGGAAGGTTGAGATGAATGAATTAACGGCGAATGTTAATTCCATCGGGGCAGGTAGTGCCAAGGGATGATATGATGTGGGACTCCCTGAGTTTGCGCTCGAAGGAGTCGCCACGTACTTGCCACAGAGCCATGACTCTGACATGATCAAGTGAGTGACCAGCGGCGGTGAAGTGAAGGGATACTGGCCTATTGCGGGAATGACGGATGTCAGCCAGATGCTCGGAGAAACGCACCTCAAGGGTGCGCGCGGTTTCTCCGATATAAATCTGGCGACAAGAGAGGCAGACGATCGCATAGACAACGTTGTGACTTTGACAGTCAAACGTTCTCTTGACCGTGAAGGAGCCACGAGGGCCTTGGAGGCAGGTGTCAGGGTGGAGGAAGGGACAAGATTTGCAATTTCGTTTGGAACAAGGAAATGTCCCAGGGGCTGTGGGGTTGGTGGGACTGCGAAGACGGGATCTCACCAAGAGGTCGCGAACGCTGCGGTCTTTTCTGAAAGCACAGAGTGTTTTTTGAGCAAAGATCGAACCAACAGAGTCACTTCCTTGAAGGATGTGCCAGTTTGATTTCAGGATTCTGCTTACTGGCATGTTGTGGGGATGAAACAGTAGGGAAACAACGGGTCTGTCACTGTCCCTAGATGGTGAAGGACTGAGGGCGGACTCTCGACAGACCTGGGTAACCCGCAGAAGGGCGTCACGGACGAGTGCATCAGGGTAGTTGCGGGCCAAAAAGAAAGACGTCATCAAGACAGACTGTTGGTGGAAGTCGTCGTCTTCAGAGCATAGCCTCCGAAGACGAAGGAATTGAGAGAAAGGAATGCTGCTTTTGTTGGCAGGATGATGAGAAGAGTTGAAATCAAGGTATGAATGAGCGTCAGTTTCTTTGTAGAAGACAGAGGTGGTGAAGCGACCATGCAAGATGGAGATGGAGATGTCAAGAAAGACCACAGCTGAGGAAGAGATGTTGAATGTGAACTTGATGCTGGGATGGAATGCTTGGATGAAGTGAATGAAATCGAGAAGGAGGGGTTCAGACAGAGAAGTGGCACCCAAACCATCGTCGATGAACCTCTTGTACAGCTCTGGAACTGGGCCAGAGTAAGACTGTAGAATGAGGTGCTCAAGATGACCCATGAAAAGACATGCATAACTGGGTCCCATCTTCGTACCCATGGCGACTCCGCTGATCTGCTCAAAAACCTGTCCATCAAACTCAAAAGTGTTCAAAGTGAGAACAAGCTCAGCCAGGCGAACAAGTGTTGTGGTTGGTGGGTAGGCAGAATCAGTGGGACGACGATCCAGAAAGAATGTAAGGGCTTTGAGTCCGTCAGTGTGGGGTATGGATGTGTACAGGGACACAACATCCAACGTGAACAACAATTGGGGCTGAAAACTGGGATGGCTGTTGAGATGTTCAAGAAGGTTGAGGGTATGTGTTGTGTCTTTGACGTACGTTGGCAGTGACTGTACAATGGGTTGAAGGAGGAAGTCCAAGTGGTGGCAGCGGTGACCAAGTATCTAACAAACTTTTGCTTCCAAGAGACTGTAAGTTACCCCTCTGTTCTCACGTATGCTGCTCAAAGATCGTTTTTCTGCTTCTCCGCTTGAAGGAGCGGTTCCCAGTCTACAGTCCTGCTCATTTTTGATCTGTGTCTTTCACATGATTTAGCGTGTACGGAACATTTCTCTTTCTAGTCCATGATGCAAAaccaacaagcacaacaacCACTGACCAATGGACCAAAGGTTGaactcccaccccccccctaaATGTGAAGAAAGGTGCAGCAGAATGGAAGTTGTTCAAGCAGATGTGGGAAAACTACTGCATTGTGGCTGGAATCAAACAGGAAGGCCCGGGAGCTGATAGTGCTTACACCAAAGCTCTGTTTTTGCACACATTAGGAATCGATGGTCTCGAGGTCTACAATGGACTGGAGCTACAGGCTGAGCACACAGTAAAAGACGTACTAGCTGCTTTTGACAAGCACTTCATTGGTGAAACTAATGAAACCTACGAAAGATTCACGTTCAACAAGAGAGATCAAAAGCAAGATGAGACCATCGAAGACTATATTGCAGCATTGAGAACACTTGCGAAGACCTGCAACTTCTGTGATTGTCTTTTTGACAGTCTGTTACGAGACCGCCTGGTGCTCGGCATTCGAGATAATAAAACACGTGAACGCCTGT includes:
- the LOC138955813 gene encoding uncharacterized protein codes for the protein MGTKMGPSYACLFMGHLEHLILQSYSGPVPELYKRFIDDGLGATSLSEPLLLDFIHFIQAFHPSIKFTFNISSSAVVFLDISISILHGRFTTSVFYKETDAHSYLDFNSSHHPANKSSIPFSQFLRLRRLCSEDDDFHQQSVLMTSFFLARNYPDALVRDALLRVTQVCRESALSPSPSRDSDRPVVSLLFHPHNMPVSRILKSNWHILQGSDSVGSIFAQKTLCAFRKDRSVRDLLVRSRLRSPTNPTAPGTFPCSKRNCKSCPFLHPDTCLQGPRGSFTVKRTFDCQSHNVVYAIVCLSCRQIYIGETARTLEVRFSEHLADIRHSRNRPVSLHFTAAGHSLDHVRVMALWQVRGDSFERKLRESHIISSLGTTCPDGINIRR